One window from the genome of Paenibacillus azoreducens encodes:
- a CDS encoding alanine/glycine:cation symporter family protein, protein MEAINNIISFNNAFWSYVLIVILLIAGLYFTLRTKFVQFRMAGEMVRLLGEGAKKSGNGQKGISSFGAFCISTASRVGTGNLAGVALAIATGGPGAVFWMWLIAMIGSATAFIESTLAQIYKVEDKGGFRGGPAYYMEKGLNKRWMGVLFAVLITVCYGLVFNSVQANTLSLALNNAYGLDRFWVGVVVALLTGIVIFGGVNRIVKASEYLVPVMAGGYVLLALYIVVTNFTLLPSVILLIVKSAFGFQQVAGGGLGAMVMLGIKRGLFSNEAGMGSAPNAAAAADVTHPVKQGLVQALGVFVDTLLVCSATAFIVLFSSAYGTEGLTGIELVQAALAEHIGSWAVNFIAIAVFLLAFSSLVGNYYYGETNIEFIKNNKKWLFFYRLAVVGMVLFGSVAKVAIVWDLADLFMAFMAITNLIAIMLLGRIAFAALKDYREQKQKGKDPVFHASAIQGLRNVECWDKAAEEVAAPK, encoded by the coding sequence TTGGAAGCAATCAATAACATTATATCATTCAACAATGCATTTTGGTCTTATGTCCTGATTGTAATACTGCTTATTGCAGGCTTGTATTTCACATTGAGAACAAAGTTCGTCCAATTTCGGATGGCGGGTGAGATGGTTCGTCTATTGGGCGAAGGGGCAAAAAAATCGGGTAACGGACAAAAGGGAATCTCCTCTTTTGGCGCTTTTTGCATCAGTACAGCATCCCGGGTAGGCACCGGGAATCTGGCCGGTGTTGCACTGGCGATCGCCACGGGGGGACCGGGTGCCGTCTTTTGGATGTGGCTAATCGCCATGATCGGATCGGCCACGGCTTTTATCGAGTCCACATTGGCTCAGATTTATAAAGTAGAGGATAAAGGCGGCTTCCGAGGCGGACCTGCTTATTATATGGAAAAAGGATTAAACAAGCGCTGGATGGGCGTGCTGTTCGCCGTACTCATCACCGTATGTTACGGTCTTGTGTTTAATTCGGTACAAGCCAATACACTCTCCCTTGCTTTAAACAACGCATATGGTCTGGATCGCTTCTGGGTAGGCGTGGTGGTCGCCTTGCTTACAGGGATTGTCATCTTTGGCGGCGTAAACCGTATTGTGAAAGCTTCCGAATATTTGGTGCCTGTGATGGCGGGCGGTTATGTATTGCTGGCCCTATATATCGTGGTGACGAATTTTACGTTGCTTCCTTCCGTGATCTTGCTTATTGTCAAAAGCGCATTCGGTTTTCAGCAGGTTGCCGGCGGCGGGTTAGGCGCCATGGTGATGTTGGGAATCAAGCGCGGGCTATTCTCCAATGAAGCGGGGATGGGGAGCGCCCCGAATGCCGCTGCCGCCGCCGATGTCACACATCCGGTGAAGCAAGGTCTGGTGCAGGCTTTGGGCGTATTCGTGGACACGCTTCTTGTGTGCAGCGCGACTGCGTTTATCGTCCTTTTCTCAAGCGCATACGGAACAGAAGGACTGACGGGCATTGAGCTGGTGCAAGCCGCGCTTGCCGAGCATATCGGCAGCTGGGCGGTCAACTTCATCGCAATTGCCGTATTCTTACTCGCATTCAGTTCTCTCGTAGGCAACTATTATTACGGGGAGACCAATATCGAGTTTATCAAAAACAATAAAAAGTGGTTGTTCTTTTACCGTCTGGCCGTGGTGGGCATGGTTCTGTTCGGATCTGTCGCCAAGGTGGCGATCGTATGGGATTTAGCCGACTTATTCATGGCATTCATGGCCATTACGAACCTGATCGCCATTATGTTGTTAGGCCGAATCGCTTTTGCTGCACTGAAGGATTACCGGGAGCAGAAGCAAAAGGGGAAAGACCCGGTATTCCATGCTTCGGCAATCCAGGGATTACGCAATGTTGAATGCTGGGACAAGGCAGCGGAAGAAGTCGCCGCACCGAAGTAA
- a CDS encoding MFS transporter: MTVIKKQTIEKNIPTWLTILLAAACGIVVANLYYAQPLIGVISSSIGLSATSAGFIVTITQIGYVVGLLFVVPMGDIVENRRLIVISLLLTAAALTVTAVSKQAVPFLAASFAIGIGAVAAQVLVPFASYLASESSRGRVVGNIMSGLLLGIMLARPLSSLVADFFGWHAVFALSAAAVFILAIVLSKVLPTRKPSADTRYTALLGSMWHLLRTTPILRRRAAYHACVFATFSLFWTTVPLLLSGPTFHFSQKGIAVFALVGVAGAVAAPIAGRLADRGWTKPATGIALVTVFISVLLPLMIQTGSPIGITVLVVSAILLDAGVSANLVLGQRALFSLSPEIRSRLNGLFMAIFFFGGAIGSAIGGWAYGTGGWSTALWIGVAFPIAAMLYFATEKKQFKM; encoded by the coding sequence ATGACTGTTATCAAAAAACAAACAATCGAGAAAAATATCCCGACATGGTTAACCATACTTTTGGCTGCCGCATGCGGTATTGTTGTAGCTAATCTTTACTATGCGCAGCCCTTGATCGGGGTAATCAGCTCTTCAATCGGGTTGTCCGCAACCAGTGCTGGTTTTATCGTGACAATAACGCAGATTGGTTACGTCGTCGGCTTGCTATTTGTCGTACCTATGGGAGATATTGTTGAGAATCGAAGGCTGATTGTCATATCTTTACTTCTCACGGCGGCAGCCCTTACCGTTACTGCAGTATCGAAGCAAGCGGTGCCGTTCTTAGCCGCTTCGTTTGCAATTGGCATAGGGGCGGTTGCTGCACAGGTGCTTGTACCTTTTGCGTCTTACCTCGCATCCGAATCCTCACGCGGCCGTGTTGTCGGCAATATCATGAGCGGTTTGCTGCTTGGAATAATGCTCGCACGTCCTTTGTCGAGCCTTGTCGCTGACTTCTTTGGATGGCATGCCGTATTCGCTTTGTCTGCCGCAGCTGTTTTTATTTTGGCAATCGTATTATCTAAGGTGCTGCCTACAAGAAAGCCTTCGGCGGACACACGCTATACAGCACTACTCGGTTCGATGTGGCACTTGCTGCGAACAACCCCGATCTTACGCCGTCGGGCTGCATACCATGCATGTGTGTTTGCGACGTTCAGCTTATTTTGGACAACAGTTCCTTTATTGTTATCCGGCCCGACTTTTCATTTTTCTCAGAAAGGCATTGCCGTGTTTGCGCTTGTCGGCGTCGCAGGTGCGGTAGCTGCGCCTATCGCTGGACGGCTGGCAGACCGCGGCTGGACTAAACCCGCAACAGGCATAGCACTTGTTACTGTCTTCATTTCTGTTTTATTGCCGCTTATGATCCAAACTGGCTCGCCCATCGGAATCACTGTTCTCGTCGTTTCAGCCATATTATTGGATGCCGGCGTATCCGCGAATCTAGTGCTTGGGCAACGTGCTCTTTTCTCATTGAGTCCGGAAATTCGCAGTCGTCTGAATGGGCTGTTCATGGCTATTTTCTTTTTCGGCGGTGCCATCGGATCCGCAATTGGGGGATGGGCATATGGCACGGGAGGATGGAGTACCGCGTTATGGATTGGAGTAGCTTTCCCGATTGCCGCTATGCTTTATTTTGCCACTGAGAAGAAGCAGTTCAAAATGTAA
- the leuD gene encoding 3-isopropylmalate dehydratase small subunit, with the protein MEAFTKLNGLVAPVDRVNVDTDAIIPKQFLKRIERTGFGQFLFYEWRFDEQGNDIANFSLNQQRYQGASILISRANFGCGSSREHAPWAIMDYGFKCVIAPSFADIFYNNCFKNGILPIKLSEEQVEELFQRTAANEGYQLNVDLESKTITDSAGLHIDFDLDEHRRQFLLQGLDDIGLTLQHEDEISAYEQKHSSRLFA; encoded by the coding sequence ATGGAAGCTTTTACGAAATTAAACGGACTTGTTGCCCCGGTGGATCGGGTAAATGTAGATACAGACGCGATTATCCCTAAACAATTTTTGAAACGGATCGAACGTACCGGATTCGGACAGTTTCTGTTCTATGAGTGGAGATTCGACGAGCAGGGAAATGACATCGCCAACTTTTCATTAAACCAACAACGTTACCAGGGCGCCTCGATTTTGATTTCCAGAGCCAACTTCGGCTGCGGGTCTTCCCGTGAGCATGCGCCATGGGCGATTATGGACTATGGGTTCAAATGCGTCATCGCTCCGTCGTTTGCGGACATTTTTTACAATAACTGCTTTAAGAACGGCATTCTGCCGATCAAGCTTTCCGAAGAACAGGTCGAAGAACTGTTCCAGCGCACCGCCGCAAATGAAGGGTATCAGCTGAACGTGGACCTGGAAAGCAAAACGATTACCGACTCCGCCGGTCTTCATATTGATTTCGACTTGGATGAGCACCGGCGCCAATTCCTTCTGCAAGGTTTGGACGATATCGGCCTTACCCTTCAGCATGAAGATGAAATTTCGGCTTATGAACAAAAGCATTCTTCGCGATTGTTTGCATAA
- a CDS encoding N-acetylmuramoyl-L-alanine amidase family protein encodes MKKTGFLLFLLMFIVMMVSVQDRAAAASSAEKGNIPIILDGNELQVPSGAQVTNMNGSVMVPFRVIGENLGFDVKWDQKSQKVLINKDKKAIELVVNQKNATVNGKKVDLDNPPQLQKDSVIVPMRFVSEQMGLHVNWDSGSKAVYLTSDGEPSKKETDAGGKDKDKSVTSPSEKKPGQSGSKSADPAAKPDSSSTPPAAAGNALVGGISFSENRLMVASQGGSVTPKVFKMSGPDRIVVDLPNTAFSPDFLSGNAAGVGNQSQLDVGGYPDVKSIRYSLFSSNPATVRIVIDLNNPKDYSVYNDPSGLLVVDLNAAEGEPGTPGEPGTPPVSHDGKKVVVIDAGHGDHDPGTIGYSKTKEKDFNLAVALKVGRLLENEPDIDYVLTRSDDTFVELAERARIANDLNADVFVSIHANSAGSKASGSETYYQRDASKALANVMHKYLVKATGLPDRNVKYGNFHVIRETKMPAVLLEVGYLSNPKDEAVLFSESVQDAVAQGIVSGIKEYLGVQ; translated from the coding sequence ATGAAGAAAACCGGATTTTTGCTATTTTTGTTGATGTTTATTGTCATGATGGTTTCCGTTCAGGATCGGGCCGCGGCGGCATCGTCGGCGGAAAAGGGGAATATTCCGATCATACTGGACGGAAATGAGCTTCAGGTGCCAAGCGGCGCGCAGGTAACCAATATGAACGGCAGCGTGATGGTGCCTTTCCGCGTCATCGGAGAGAATCTCGGATTTGATGTCAAATGGGATCAAAAGTCGCAAAAGGTTCTGATCAACAAAGACAAGAAGGCGATCGAGCTGGTCGTCAATCAAAAGAATGCTACCGTTAACGGGAAGAAAGTAGATCTGGACAATCCTCCGCAGCTGCAAAAAGACAGCGTGATTGTCCCTATGCGTTTCGTCAGCGAACAAATGGGTCTGCACGTCAACTGGGACAGCGGCAGCAAGGCCGTATATTTGACATCAGACGGAGAACCTTCAAAAAAAGAAACGGACGCGGGGGGCAAAGACAAAGACAAGTCTGTAACGTCTCCATCCGAAAAAAAACCTGGGCAGTCCGGATCTAAATCTGCCGATCCTGCGGCAAAACCGGATTCTTCCTCTACGCCGCCGGCTGCTGCCGGAAACGCGCTGGTCGGTGGGATCAGCTTCAGTGAAAACCGCTTGATGGTAGCCTCCCAAGGAGGGAGCGTTACGCCTAAGGTGTTTAAAATGTCCGGCCCCGATCGAATCGTTGTCGATTTGCCGAACACGGCTTTTTCGCCTGATTTTCTGAGCGGTAATGCAGCGGGGGTAGGAAACCAGAGTCAGCTGGATGTAGGTGGTTATCCGGATGTCAAGAGCATCCGCTACTCTTTGTTTAGCAGCAACCCCGCCACAGTGAGAATCGTAATTGATTTAAATAATCCTAAAGATTATTCTGTATATAATGATCCGTCCGGGCTTCTTGTTGTTGACTTGAATGCGGCGGAAGGAGAGCCAGGAACGCCGGGTGAGCCGGGAACGCCGCCGGTTTCCCATGACGGCAAAAAGGTTGTTGTGATCGATGCCGGCCATGGTGATCATGATCCGGGAACGATAGGGTACTCGAAGACGAAGGAGAAGGATTTCAATCTGGCCGTAGCCCTGAAGGTCGGACGGCTGCTGGAAAATGAGCCGGATATCGATTATGTGCTGACGCGCAGCGACGATACCTTCGTTGAGCTTGCGGAAAGAGCGCGGATAGCCAATGATCTGAATGCGGATGTCTTCGTCTCGATTCACGCCAACAGCGCGGGGTCTAAGGCCAGCGGCAGCGAAACGTATTATCAGCGCGATGCCAGCAAAGCTTTGGCCAATGTGATGCATAAATATCTTGTAAAGGCCACTGGGCTTCCCGACCGCAATGTTAAATACGGTAATTTCCATGTGATCCGCGAAACGAAGATGCCGGCCGTTCTGCTTGAGGTAGGATATCTTAGCAATCCGAAAGACGAAGCCGTCTTATTCAGCGAAAGCGTACAGGATGCCGTCGCACAGGGCATTGTCAGCGGCATTAAAGAATACCTTGGCGTACAATAA
- a CDS encoding GerMN domain-containing protein, with protein sequence MNRKLLSAALLAFVVVAGAGCGQKPTAAPAPQEQTQEENNPSVNAAEPDQTDDSDAAAGENTPQEDAADPKQPDKQEQKPEREHGQKPEEQHGQKLTIEVYYTDPQELELKKSDKEIHFKKENEKFKEAFKALQESGNGELIPLWGKIELKSLEFKDGAMTLDIHMPDEARLGAGGEQFALDALSQTMFQFKEVQTIELLVDGQQVESLMGHVDLDHPMKRK encoded by the coding sequence GTGAACAGAAAGCTTTTAAGCGCAGCGCTTCTGGCCTTTGTCGTGGTTGCAGGAGCAGGCTGCGGACAGAAACCGACAGCTGCACCGGCACCGCAAGAGCAAACACAGGAAGAAAATAATCCTAGCGTTAACGCGGCAGAGCCCGATCAAACCGATGATTCCGATGCTGCTGCAGGCGAGAATACGCCACAAGAAGACGCAGCGGATCCGAAGCAACCGGACAAGCAGGAACAGAAACCGGAGCGGGAACACGGGCAGAAGCCGGAAGAGCAACACGGGCAGAAGTTGACTATTGAAGTTTATTATACGGATCCGCAGGAGTTGGAGCTGAAAAAAAGCGACAAGGAGATCCACTTCAAGAAGGAAAACGAAAAATTTAAAGAGGCTTTTAAGGCTCTCCAGGAAAGCGGAAATGGCGAGTTGATCCCGCTTTGGGGCAAAATAGAGCTGAAATCGCTGGAATTCAAGGATGGCGCCATGACGCTGGACATTCATATGCCGGACGAAGCGAGACTTGGAGCCGGCGGAGAACAATTTGCTTTAGATGCGCTGTCCCAAACCATGTTCCAATTTAAAGAGGTTCAAACCATCGAACTGCTGGTTGACGGGCAGCAGGTGGAAAGCCTGATGGGACATGTCGATTTGGATCATCCTATGAAGAGAAAATAA
- a CDS encoding IS110 family transposase: MKFTRIEVTNQRIERITTQHAIVGIDIAKEKHVAQVTNFRGIVLTRRHLTFANTLEGFERLMRFTQEVQKKQGLTSVIVGLEPTGHYWFNLAHWLRKQGIEVVLVNPVVTHRNKENRDNSPSKNDAKDALTIADAVSRGFYTEFTPQAGQLEQLKTLMSDREFWVKYAISLGNRIVRWIDMYFPEFQLVFKDWKAERSLASLRAFPLPCELQDLNADEVIQRWHEQGMRRPGGVTGKAKAVQLIQAAKRSIGRTEGLEQARRDLQRLLTAYDQITSHLQEMKEEVEALLGKIPMAKQLQSIPGMGPTTIAALLGFAGDLGHYAHGRQLLRRAGLNLAERTSGKYKGQIKLSKRGDSALRKYFFLAMLTLVRENPDFKRWHEHNLNKGMKKMASLFKLIGKLARIVIGMVQRGETYRPEIGVKQAA; the protein is encoded by the coding sequence ATGAAGTTTACTCGAATTGAAGTTACAAATCAACGGATTGAACGAATTACCACCCAGCACGCTATCGTGGGGATCGACATCGCCAAAGAGAAGCACGTCGCTCAAGTGACCAACTTCCGCGGTATCGTACTCACGCGTCGGCATCTGACCTTTGCAAATACGCTCGAAGGCTTTGAGAGGCTGATGCGCTTTACCCAAGAAGTACAGAAGAAGCAGGGATTGACATCGGTTATCGTCGGCCTCGAGCCGACCGGACACTACTGGTTTAATCTAGCCCATTGGCTGCGGAAACAAGGAATCGAGGTCGTCCTGGTGAACCCAGTCGTGACGCATCGCAACAAGGAGAACCGTGACAATAGCCCGTCCAAAAACGATGCCAAGGATGCCCTAACCATTGCCGATGCGGTCAGCCGCGGCTTCTATACCGAGTTTACCCCGCAAGCAGGCCAATTGGAGCAACTCAAGACGCTGATGAGCGATCGGGAATTCTGGGTGAAATATGCTATCAGTTTGGGTAATCGCATCGTCCGCTGGATCGACATGTACTTTCCGGAGTTCCAGCTTGTTTTTAAAGACTGGAAGGCCGAGCGCTCGTTGGCTTCCCTGCGGGCTTTTCCTTTACCGTGCGAGTTGCAGGACCTGAACGCCGATGAAGTCATCCAGCGCTGGCACGAACAAGGCATGAGACGCCCGGGTGGAGTTACCGGGAAAGCGAAGGCGGTCCAACTTATCCAGGCGGCCAAACGCAGCATTGGCCGTACCGAGGGATTGGAGCAGGCAAGGCGAGATCTGCAGCGCCTGCTGACGGCGTACGACCAGATTACAAGCCACCTGCAAGAGATGAAGGAAGAAGTCGAAGCGCTGCTAGGGAAGATCCCCATGGCCAAACAGTTGCAGAGCATCCCCGGGATGGGCCCGACCACGATCGCAGCCTTGCTGGGATTCGCCGGCGATCTTGGTCACTATGCCCATGGACGGCAGCTCTTGCGCCGCGCCGGGCTCAATCTGGCTGAACGAACCTCCGGCAAGTACAAAGGTCAGATCAAGCTCTCCAAACGCGGAGACAGTGCGCTGCGCAAATATTTCTTTTTGGCTATGCTCACCTTGGTGCGTGAAAACCCGGACTTCAAACGGTGGCATGAACACAACTTGAACAAGGGCATGAAGAAGATGGCTTCGTTATTCAAATTAATCGGCAAGCTGGCCCGGATCGTCATCGGGATGGTCCAGCGTGGAGAAACGTATCGCCCTGAGATCGGTGTGAAGCAGGCCGCCTAA
- a CDS encoding AAA family ATPase, protein MQEHGEYYLSPERPLTDAEKKLVWKKPLSHKVSEEERRICKEIKRNWNRGEMKIANILLEGDAGSGKTQLAKALSANFGLPYTKVTCFADMDKSDIIGAILPVVSSERLEKMEHLEQTALKALYDSDGFQSTTEILMNALGITREQAALKMKQLLKLAADHSDGEAVEYRFYPSEIVRAYQKGYLLEIQEPNVIRDAAVLMALNSALELDGSINLPTEIIRRHPDFIAVITTNRSYAGSRALNEALRDRVQHSEKMDLPTKEVMIERAMAKIGYQDEKVLSILADIIIVLDQTARTNAIKGVAGMRSFFYWADAVAEGASLKESLYHKVIYKITTDSEEIGLLEEALENHGLIARLEGVPGEVKKNEKATMMQ, encoded by the coding sequence ATGCAAGAACATGGAGAATATTATTTATCACCTGAGAGACCATTGACAGATGCGGAAAAAAAGCTGGTGTGGAAAAAGCCGTTATCTCATAAGGTCAGCGAAGAAGAACGGCGCATTTGTAAAGAAATCAAGCGGAACTGGAATCGCGGGGAAATGAAAATTGCCAATATTCTGTTAGAAGGTGACGCCGGTTCCGGGAAAACGCAATTAGCAAAAGCATTATCAGCCAATTTCGGGCTGCCCTATACGAAAGTGACCTGTTTTGCTGATATGGATAAATCGGATATTATTGGCGCAATTTTGCCGGTGGTTTCTTCTGAACGATTAGAGAAAATGGAGCACTTGGAGCAAACCGCTTTGAAAGCATTATATGATAGCGATGGTTTTCAAAGCACAACTGAAATTTTGATGAACGCATTGGGAATTACGCGGGAACAGGCTGCCTTAAAAATGAAGCAATTGCTGAAGCTGGCTGCGGATCATTCCGACGGCGAAGCGGTTGAGTACCGATTTTACCCTTCGGAGATCGTTAGAGCCTATCAAAAAGGTTACCTATTGGAAATCCAAGAACCAAACGTCATTCGGGACGCTGCAGTTTTAATGGCATTAAATTCTGCCTTGGAGCTGGATGGGAGCATCAATCTTCCTACGGAAATCATACGCAGACATCCGGACTTCATAGCAGTCATCACAACAAATCGCAGCTATGCAGGGTCTAGAGCGCTTAACGAAGCGCTCCGTGACAGGGTTCAACATTCGGAAAAGATGGATCTGCCGACCAAAGAAGTCATGATAGAACGCGCAATGGCCAAAATTGGTTATCAAGATGAAAAGGTTTTAAGCATTTTGGCAGATATCATTATTGTTCTAGACCAAACAGCCCGGACGAATGCGATCAAAGGGGTCGCCGGAATGCGTTCATTTTTCTACTGGGCGGACGCTGTTGCCGAAGGCGCCTCCCTCAAAGAGTCCCTTTATCATAAGGTCATCTATAAAATCACAACCGATTCCGAGGAAATCGGACTGCTGGAAGAAGCACTTGAAAATCATGGTTTGATTGCCAGACTAGAGGGAGTGCCGGGTGAAGTAAAAAAAAACGAAAAAGCAACGATGATGCAATAG
- a CDS encoding DUF6530 family protein — translation MKIPTTLKHKPVVVSENYEQIDGRLARNTDAKGLSLGLAQWNDRGGVDISAKVWRYTGEKWSRQSEELPLHRVLDLSILICRSLEHFQEAYRYEHLYDPQQPVIDRVALQGDAMTVAIYTDNERINEDIRLFSQALSDDGEMISERLRTLSKILKDMGY, via the coding sequence ATGAAAATACCAACGACGTTAAAGCATAAGCCTGTTGTCGTATCAGAGAACTATGAGCAGATTGACGGCCGTCTCGCCCGAAACACGGATGCCAAAGGCCTTTCATTAGGATTGGCCCAATGGAACGATAGAGGGGGTGTTGATATTTCTGCCAAGGTATGGAGATACACGGGAGAAAAATGGTCGAGGCAATCGGAGGAACTGCCCCTCCATCGCGTTCTTGATTTGTCCATTCTGATTTGCCGGTCATTGGAACATTTTCAAGAGGCATATAGATATGAGCATTTATATGATCCGCAGCAGCCCGTCATCGACCGGGTAGCCCTGCAAGGGGATGCGATGACAGTGGCGATATATACGGACAACGAGAGAATCAATGAAGATATTAGGCTGTTCAGCCAAGCTCTGAGCGATGACGGCGAGATGATCAGCGAACGTCTGCGCACATTATCAAAAATATTAAAGGATATGGGGTATTAA
- a CDS encoding MFS transporter, with translation MFSNRYVRTIILSRVFLQLGIWIRNYAVLLYVSELTHNNPVDVSLISVAEFAPIFLFGLIGGTFADRWRPKRTMVWSDLLSGLSVGAVLLAVMNGGWVALLIGSFVSASLSQFSQPSAMKLYKRHVPAEQLQGVMALSQTLVAVFTVLGPAIGTFIFIKFGINVSLILTAVMFLGSSLILSTLPRDAEEPKTGKAGGFMKELTDGLRYIGSNKSLRTLSMTFSAVGLASGLTQPLQIFLVIENLGRDKQFLQWLVMANGAAMLIGGAAIIAVAKKVKPEVLLLIGLLVNAICTVGMGASKQIWLTILLLVISGLFYPCIQGGIQTLIVRNTEGAFIGRVSGTIIPIFMGMMVVGMFVSGYLKGTFSLLAVFTASGVLVIIGALLLLPIVVERRNKAERDLAS, from the coding sequence ATGTTTTCCAACCGTTATGTTCGAACGATTATTCTCTCCCGGGTGTTTCTGCAGCTTGGGATATGGATCCGGAATTATGCCGTCCTGCTGTATGTATCCGAATTGACGCATAATAATCCGGTTGATGTCTCACTGATTTCAGTTGCGGAATTTGCACCGATCTTTCTGTTTGGTCTGATTGGCGGGACCTTTGCCGACAGGTGGCGGCCGAAGAGAACCATGGTGTGGAGCGACCTGTTGTCCGGCTTGTCCGTCGGGGCCGTGCTGCTCGCGGTTATGAACGGCGGATGGGTTGCACTTCTGATCGGGTCCTTCGTTTCCGCCAGCCTGTCTCAATTTTCTCAGCCTTCTGCCATGAAACTGTACAAGCGGCACGTGCCTGCTGAACAATTGCAGGGTGTCATGGCGTTGTCCCAAACGCTGGTCGCCGTCTTTACGGTGTTGGGGCCGGCCATCGGTACGTTTATTTTTATTAAGTTTGGCATTAACGTCTCTTTGATTTTGACAGCAGTGATGTTCCTTGGATCGTCCCTTATATTATCAACCCTTCCTCGGGATGCGGAGGAGCCGAAGACAGGGAAAGCCGGCGGCTTCATGAAAGAGTTGACGGATGGACTGCGCTATATCGGGTCCAATAAGTCCTTAAGAACGCTGAGTATGACGTTCTCGGCAGTCGGTTTGGCATCTGGATTGACTCAGCCGCTTCAAATCTTTCTTGTCATCGAGAATTTGGGACGGGATAAACAATTCCTTCAATGGCTCGTGATGGCCAATGGGGCAGCGATGTTGATAGGCGGAGCCGCCATCATCGCGGTAGCCAAAAAGGTGAAACCGGAGGTATTGCTTTTAATCGGCTTGCTTGTCAATGCCATCTGTACGGTTGGAATGGGCGCATCAAAACAAATTTGGCTGACGATCCTTCTGTTGGTGATCAGCGGATTGTTTTACCCTTGCATTCAAGGCGGAATCCAGACGCTTATCGTACGGAACACGGAAGGAGCATTTATTGGGCGGGTATCGGGAACGATTATACCGATCTTTATGGGAATGATGGTGGTCGGCATGTTCGTCTCCGGCTATCTAAAAGGTACGTTTTCCTTACTAGCAGTATTTACGGCGAGTGGTGTGCTTGTGATTATCGGTGCGCTTTTGCTGCTTCCTATTGTCGTTGAGAGAAGAAATAAAGCCGAAAGAGATCTAGCATCATGA
- a CDS encoding TetR/AcrR family transcriptional regulator: protein MNGKRGRPRNVEAQKSILSASYDLLLENGFQAVTVDKIADRAQVSKATIYKWWPNKAAVVMDGFLYAATARLPVPDTGSALQDIQIHAANLARFLTSREGTIITELLGEGQFDSGLAEAYRARFFRPRRLEARGLLEKGIQRGDLKTSLDIDICIDLIYGPIFYRLLVTGDTLDEPYVQHLVMNAFEGIRSS from the coding sequence ATGAATGGCAAGAGAGGCAGGCCTCGTAATGTAGAAGCGCAAAAGTCTATCCTTTCCGCATCATATGATTTATTGTTGGAAAATGGCTTTCAAGCCGTCACCGTTGATAAAATTGCCGACCGTGCCCAGGTTAGCAAGGCCACGATTTATAAATGGTGGCCTAACAAGGCTGCCGTGGTCATGGATGGTTTCCTATATGCCGCCACGGCCAGATTGCCCGTGCCTGATACGGGTTCGGCACTTCAAGATATTCAAATTCACGCCGCCAATCTGGCCCGGTTCTTGACGAGCCGGGAGGGAACCATCATTACGGAGTTATTAGGCGAAGGGCAGTTTGATTCAGGATTGGCGGAGGCCTATCGAGCTCGATTTTTCCGTCCCCGCCGACTTGAGGCAAGAGGTCTTTTAGAGAAAGGGATTCAACGCGGGGATTTGAAAACTAGCCTTGATATTGACATATGCATTGATCTCATTTATGGGCCGATCTTCTATCGTTTGCTTGTGACAGGCGATACCTTGGACGAACCCTATGTGCAGCATTTAGTAATGAACGCATTTGAAGGAATCCGTTCTAGCTGA